One Glycocaulis abyssi DNA window includes the following coding sequences:
- a CDS encoding nucleotidyltransferase family protein → MDTALAIPTLDDARARLMAERDSLRALGVTAITLFGSIASGKAHAASDVDVVIETADESFGYDALIAVAERLEDIFLREVDVIHARSLSPELKREVAMTGVRVAL, encoded by the coding sequence ATGGACACAGCGCTCGCGATACCCACGCTGGACGATGCCCGCGCCCGCCTGATGGCGGAGCGGGACAGCTTGCGTGCACTTGGCGTTACCGCGATTACCCTCTTCGGCTCGATAGCTAGCGGCAAGGCCCACGCCGCCAGCGATGTGGATGTCGTCATCGAGACGGCGGACGAGAGCTTTGGCTATGACGCGCTCATTGCGGTGGCCGAGCGTCTGGAAGACATCTTCCTGCGCGAAGTGGACGTGATCCACGCTCGTTCCCTCTCGCCGGAACTCAAGCGGGAAGTGGCGATGACAGGTGTGAGGGTGGCGCTGTGA
- a CDS encoding autotransporter outer membrane beta-barrel domain-containing protein — translation MSYGPAQMTAGVQVIDSSAQEPRVGGFLPADNIGRIDDEELHGSQTPSTVISVAESDGQAQAAETDPPVSGFAIGSSDFVPNNSYGLFGTFAGAITGDVARFYDVTLSASGTTTVDMNVEIDRLRLTGANAGFVLPEEHIFSTLIAFDQSAGQSRIDGLLLAREVMMTGGLLHGDGIISTLTFWNVAGMVSPGALGEVGELLILGDYVQTAAGALIFDWSAEGSDMLLVDGSVALGGVAGINPVGGYIPTRGDRRAVLEYSGDRAGEFDGTIDLPGVLFLSPVYSDGMVELQILAEDFSDFANFTNPSQATLGARFDQLRDNPQAGPVASLFQVMDLLPNGPLEDAFENLVPHEGFQLRRTLTSHGDLLAGALRGRMLKGPGAGGGTPGGNQAMFSLMGSEAGAGMGGMSLAEAARAADAGGQPDVHDLGNGFEVFFTAGLVDASAPTTASSANADIEGGFAMAGIDYGRRYGWRFGAAIGFATSESDQVLAGGGAANSRVESVQLTGYAAYRGERLQGLLAASYGDHSSRARRDVAIGGLVLPVTGTLSANSYDLTGQIGYTVTNGALRATPMASITWHRVEVDSGSVTGSPAAFDLSSYSDSFTTARVGLDAGLIVNNARFTLEPRAYIGYANRLSDESETIAGDFAGTPGTQGLILGTGVDAESDWFEISVGAIARLNNGIDLSLAYETRAGSNRIRDVDALIFGLRTRF, via the coding sequence ATGAGCTACGGTCCGGCGCAAATGACCGCCGGCGTGCAAGTCATTGATAGCAGCGCCCAGGAGCCGCGCGTGGGCGGCTTCCTCCCGGCTGACAATATTGGCCGGATTGACGACGAAGAGCTTCACGGCAGCCAGACGCCATCGACGGTAATCAGCGTTGCTGAATCAGACGGGCAGGCTCAGGCGGCGGAAACCGACCCGCCCGTCTCCGGCTTTGCCATTGGCAGCTCCGATTTCGTTCCGAACAATTCCTATGGTCTTTTCGGTACGTTTGCCGGGGCGATCACCGGTGATGTTGCACGCTTCTACGATGTGACGCTGAGCGCCAGCGGCACGACGACGGTTGATATGAATGTCGAGATCGACCGGCTCCGCCTCACCGGCGCCAATGCAGGCTTCGTTCTGCCCGAAGAGCATATCTTCTCCACCCTCATCGCTTTCGACCAGAGCGCCGGGCAGTCCCGGATCGATGGTCTTCTGCTTGCCCGTGAGGTCATGATGACCGGCGGCCTGCTGCACGGCGATGGCATTATCAGCACGCTCACCTTCTGGAACGTGGCCGGCATGGTCAGCCCGGGCGCGCTGGGCGAGGTCGGCGAGCTACTCATTCTGGGCGACTATGTGCAGACAGCCGCCGGCGCACTGATTTTCGACTGGTCGGCAGAGGGCAGCGATATGCTGCTGGTTGATGGCAGTGTCGCACTTGGCGGTGTTGCCGGCATCAATCCTGTGGGCGGCTACATTCCGACCCGCGGTGACCGGCGCGCTGTGCTGGAATATTCGGGTGATCGCGCTGGTGAGTTCGATGGCACAATTGATCTGCCAGGCGTGCTGTTCCTGTCACCTGTCTATTCGGACGGCATGGTCGAGTTGCAGATTCTGGCTGAAGATTTCAGCGATTTCGCCAACTTCACCAATCCGTCCCAGGCAACCCTCGGTGCGCGCTTCGACCAGCTGCGCGACAATCCGCAGGCTGGTCCGGTGGCGTCCCTCTTCCAGGTGATGGACCTCTTGCCGAACGGTCCGCTGGAGGATGCGTTCGAGAATCTGGTGCCACATGAGGGCTTCCAGCTGCGCCGGACGCTGACAAGCCATGGCGATCTGCTGGCCGGTGCGCTGCGCGGCCGGATGCTTAAGGGCCCGGGAGCGGGCGGTGGCACGCCGGGCGGCAACCAGGCCATGTTCAGCCTGATGGGGTCTGAGGCGGGCGCAGGCATGGGCGGCATGTCGCTGGCCGAAGCTGCCCGCGCTGCCGATGCTGGCGGCCAGCCCGATGTGCATGATCTCGGCAACGGGTTTGAGGTGTTCTTCACAGCCGGCCTTGTTGATGCCTCCGCTCCCACCACAGCCAGCTCGGCCAATGCCGATATCGAAGGCGGGTTCGCAATGGCCGGTATCGATTATGGCCGGCGCTATGGCTGGCGCTTCGGAGCTGCGATCGGTTTTGCCACTTCGGAAAGCGATCAGGTCCTGGCCGGCGGCGGTGCCGCCAATAGCCGGGTGGAGAGTGTCCAGCTCACCGGCTACGCCGCCTATCGGGGTGAAAGACTGCAAGGTCTGCTCGCGGCAAGCTATGGCGATCATAGCTCGCGTGCCCGGCGTGATGTGGCCATTGGCGGACTCGTTTTGCCGGTTACCGGCACTCTGAGCGCCAACAGCTATGACCTGACGGGTCAGATTGGCTACACCGTGACCAATGGCGCTCTGCGTGCGACGCCGATGGCGAGCATTACCTGGCACCGTGTCGAGGTTGATTCGGGCAGCGTGACCGGTTCGCCTGCCGCTTTTGATCTGTCGAGCTATTCGGACAGCTTCACAACGGCTCGCGTAGGGCTGGATGCCGGGCTTATCGTGAACAATGCCCGTTTCACGCTCGAACCGCGTGCCTATATTGGCTACGCCAACCGGCTCAGCGATGAGAGCGAAACCATTGCGGGTGATTTTGCCGGAACGCCCGGCACGCAGGGCCTTATCCTGGGTACCGGTGTGGATGCCGAAAGCGACTGGTTTGAAATCTCGGTCGGCGCAATTGCGCGTCTGAACAACGGGATCGATCTGTCACTGGCCTATGAGACCCGTGCAGGTAGCAACCGGATCCGTGACGTGGACGCACTCATCTTTGGTCTGCGCACCCGGTTCTAG
- a CDS encoding GntR family transcriptional regulator, whose translation MTQTGQDRGEDSAAPRYVWLAETLKKRIAAGDPPVGKLLPTEHALCESYKVSRHTAREALRLLAEAGLIVRRRGAGTLVIATESKAAFSQRLGNVDDLMQYARDARLTPDATAMISLESQLARTFGIAPGGEYMRVSGLRAVPGEPPLALTDIYIRADLAPPVEKLVEMNGLIIEWIATTRGVATARVDQAILAGVTTEAEAARLDCEAGAAALRTRRRYYDKSGRVIAFSDTVHPGNRFVYEMSLLRETEG comes from the coding sequence TTGACCCAAACCGGACAGGACAGGGGCGAGGACAGCGCCGCACCGCGCTATGTGTGGCTGGCTGAAACGCTGAAAAAACGTATCGCAGCGGGTGATCCGCCGGTCGGCAAGTTGCTGCCGACCGAGCATGCGCTGTGCGAGAGCTATAAGGTCTCGCGCCATACCGCGCGTGAGGCGCTGCGCCTTCTGGCCGAGGCCGGGCTGATCGTGCGCCGGCGCGGGGCAGGTACGCTGGTGATAGCCACCGAGAGCAAGGCGGCCTTTTCCCAGCGCCTCGGCAATGTGGACGATCTGATGCAGTATGCGCGCGATGCGCGCCTGACGCCTGATGCCACGGCGATGATCTCGCTGGAATCCCAGCTGGCGCGCACATTCGGTATCGCGCCGGGCGGGGAATATATGCGCGTTTCCGGCTTGCGCGCCGTGCCGGGCGAGCCGCCACTGGCGCTGACCGATATCTATATCCGCGCCGATCTGGCCCCGCCGGTGGAAAAGCTGGTGGAGATGAACGGGCTTATCATTGAATGGATTGCCACTACGCGCGGCGTGGCGACCGCCCGGGTCGATCAGGCCATTCTGGCTGGCGTAACGACCGAAGCTGAAGCGGCAAGGCTTGATTGTGAGGCGGGCGCTGCGGCCCTGCGCACAAGGCGGCGCTATTATGACAAGAGCGGACGCGTGATCGCGTTCTCCGACACGGTCCATCCGGGCAATCGCTTTGTCTACGAGATGAGCCTCTTACGCGAGACCGAAGGCTAG
- a CDS encoding BrnA antitoxin family protein, with protein MSAQDKKPPVFASEAEERAWWEVHDSADHVDWSKAERVRMPALKPSSASISLRLPVALLERIKIAANKRDMPYQSLIKAWLAEKADTAPEKAEQG; from the coding sequence ATGAGCGCGCAGGATAAGAAGCCGCCGGTCTTTGCCAGCGAAGCCGAAGAACGCGCATGGTGGGAGGTCCACGATTCCGCTGACCATGTGGACTGGAGCAAGGCCGAACGCGTGCGTATGCCCGCGCTCAAGCCAAGCTCGGCCTCCATTTCGCTGCGGCTGCCGGTCGCGCTTCTTGAGCGCATCAAGATTGCCGCCAACAAGCGCGACATGCCCTACCAGTCCCTGATCAAGGCATGGCTCGCGGAAAAGGCCGATACTGCGCCGGAGAAAGCGGAGCAGGGTTAG
- a CDS encoding DUF86 domain-containing protein: MRAQIRKRLSDALTEARFAHELVAERDNNAIANDPVARRALERACEIVGEALRAAIESEPGIVADYPDIPWKKAIGLRTRLAHAYDRVDIAFLTDAARNAFPDLIAKLEKTLS, encoded by the coding sequence GTGAGGGCCCAGATACGCAAACGCCTGTCAGACGCGCTCACCGAAGCGCGCTTTGCGCATGAGCTTGTCGCTGAACGAGACAATAACGCGATTGCGAACGACCCTGTCGCCCGGCGAGCCCTTGAACGCGCCTGTGAGATTGTCGGTGAAGCCCTTCGCGCAGCCATTGAAAGCGAGCCCGGCATAGTGGCCGATTACCCGGACATCCCGTGGAAGAAGGCCATCGGGCTACGCACCCGTCTCGCCCATGCCTATGACAGGGTCGATATCGCTTTCCTCACCGATGCCGCCAGAAACGCATTCCCGGACCTGATCGCGAAGCTGGAAAAGACGCTCAGCTAA
- a CDS encoding prolyl oligopeptidase family protein — translation MTMHKAALMVAGPALLLAACDPAGNGDVTVNETAASSHSQSEERAGVDAEARALNAAIQSGSEELLWLEEVEGEEALAFARAQNERSLGHLQADPRYQQHFDRALEVLESTDRIPFVTVRGSELWNFWQDAQNTHGLWRRTTLESYETANPEWDVVLDLDALADEEGRNWVWRGSSCLAPDYRHCMLTLSDGGSDAAHIREWDMESRSFVEDGFVVPPTKGTTAWIDEDTLLIATALDPAETTTSGYPFVVKRWTRGTPIEEAQVVFTGAASDVGVWPARFQQADGTFYLLATQAETFFESVYWLLPDNAQGEPIRLTLPRRVSPQALFGDQLVFSIEEDWTPVEGGETYPQGAVLSLSMSELAATGELPAIETVFVPGERQSVGGFAATANHLLAVIDENVVGGLWVFTRDENGWQRRQVETPENTSVSITTADDQSDLAFVSAQGYLTPNTLYRVSADATSLSPAKSMPAWFDTTGLEVEQREAVSADGTRIPYFIIHNPERSGAEPGPTLLYAYGGFQVSLNPSYSGTMGRLWLENGGTYVLANIRGGGEFGPAWHQAGLTINRQRIYDDLIAVSEALIADGITTPAQLGVVGGSNGGLLTGVMYTQRPDLFGAVISQVPLLDMMRFHTMLAGASWQAEYGFPDENPDERAFLRSISPLHNVDPDREYPPLFLLTSTKDDRVHPAHARKMAYLTGALGLDMLYYENMEGGHSAAANLRETANRLALEYTFLMQNLMDGEE, via the coding sequence ATGACGATGCATAAAGCGGCCCTGATGGTTGCAGGCCCGGCGCTATTGCTGGCCGCCTGTGATCCTGCCGGAAACGGAGATGTCACTGTGAACGAAACGGCAGCCTCATCCCACAGCCAGAGCGAGGAGCGGGCGGGCGTGGACGCCGAAGCGCGCGCGCTGAACGCGGCCATCCAGTCCGGCTCGGAAGAATTGCTGTGGCTGGAAGAGGTGGAAGGCGAGGAAGCCCTTGCCTTTGCCCGCGCCCAGAACGAACGCTCGCTGGGTCATCTGCAGGCCGATCCGCGTTATCAGCAGCACTTCGACCGGGCGCTTGAGGTGCTCGAAAGCACAGACCGTATCCCGTTCGTGACGGTGCGCGGCAGCGAGCTGTGGAATTTCTGGCAGGACGCACAGAACACGCACGGGCTGTGGCGGCGCACCACGCTGGAAAGCTATGAGACGGCGAACCCTGAATGGGATGTCGTGCTCGATCTCGATGCGCTGGCCGACGAAGAAGGGCGCAACTGGGTGTGGCGTGGCTCGTCCTGCCTGGCACCGGATTATCGCCATTGCATGCTGACGCTTTCCGATGGCGGGTCGGATGCGGCCCATATCCGCGAATGGGATATGGAGAGCCGCAGCTTTGTCGAGGATGGCTTTGTTGTTCCGCCCACCAAGGGCACGACCGCCTGGATCGATGAAGACACGCTGCTGATCGCCACCGCGCTCGATCCGGCTGAAACCACGACCTCCGGCTATCCGTTCGTGGTCAAGCGCTGGACGCGGGGCACGCCGATAGAAGAGGCGCAAGTGGTCTTCACCGGTGCCGCCAGTGATGTCGGCGTGTGGCCGGCCCGCTTCCAGCAGGCCGACGGCACGTTCTATCTTCTGGCCACGCAGGCCGAGACCTTCTTTGAGAGCGTGTACTGGCTGCTGCCGGACAATGCGCAAGGCGAGCCGATCCGGCTTACCCTGCCGCGCCGGGTCAGCCCGCAAGCCCTGTTTGGCGACCAGCTGGTCTTCTCCATCGAGGAGGACTGGACGCCCGTGGAAGGCGGCGAGACCTATCCCCAGGGCGCGGTGCTTTCGCTCTCCATGTCTGAGCTGGCCGCAACGGGCGAACTGCCCGCCATCGAGACGGTGTTCGTCCCCGGTGAGCGCCAGTCGGTCGGCGGGTTTGCCGCTACGGCGAACCATTTGCTGGCCGTGATCGACGAGAATGTCGTCGGGGGATTGTGGGTCTTTACCCGTGATGAAAATGGCTGGCAGCGCCGCCAGGTGGAGACGCCGGAGAACACCTCGGTCTCCATCACCACGGCCGATGACCAGTCCGATCTCGCCTTCGTCTCGGCGCAGGGTTATCTGACGCCGAACACGCTCTACCGGGTCAGCGCGGATGCCACTTCGCTCTCGCCCGCCAAATCGATGCCGGCCTGGTTTGATACCACCGGTCTGGAAGTGGAGCAGCGCGAGGCGGTCAGCGCCGACGGCACACGCATTCCCTATTTCATCATCCACAATCCGGAGCGCTCAGGCGCGGAGCCGGGGCCAACCCTGCTCTACGCCTATGGTGGTTTCCAGGTAAGCCTGAACCCGTCCTATTCGGGTACGATGGGCCGGCTCTGGCTGGAAAATGGCGGCACCTATGTGCTGGCGAACATTCGCGGCGGGGGCGAGTTCGGTCCGGCCTGGCACCAGGCGGGCCTGACCATCAACCGCCAGCGCATCTATGACGATCTGATTGCGGTCTCGGAGGCGCTGATTGCCGACGGCATCACCACACCGGCCCAGCTGGGCGTGGTGGGCGGCTCCAATGGCGGGCTGTTGACCGGCGTGATGTATACCCAGCGCCCGGATCTCTTTGGCGCGGTCATCAGCCAGGTGCCGCTTCTGGACATGATGCGCTTCCACACCATGCTGGCCGGGGCCAGCTGGCAGGCCGAATACGGCTTCCCGGATGAAAACCCGGACGAACGCGCCTTCCTGCGCTCCATCTCGCCGCTGCACAATGTGGACCCGGACCGGGAGTATCCCCCGCTCTTCCTTCTCACCTCGACCAAGGATGACCGGGTGCATCCGGCTCATGCCCGCAAGATGGCGTATCTGACCGGCGCTCTCGGCCTCGACATGCTCTATTACGAGAACATGGAAGGCGGCCATTCTGCGGCGGCAAACCTGCGCGAAACGGCCAACCGGCTGGCGCTGGAATACACCTTCCTGATGCAGAATCTGATGGATGGTGAGGAGTAG
- a CDS encoding IS5 family transposase (programmed frameshift): MGRRRYELTDFEWWIIEPLLPNKPRGVPRVDDRKVLNGIYWRLRTGSPWAEIPERYGPATTCYNRFVRWRKLGVWDRIFDAITAAYDGDIQMIDSSSIRVHQHGANAKKGARAAAGDTPDPRCMGRSRGGLTTKIHALVDANGLPVALKLTPGQAHDGRSATDMLGGIGEGQILLADRAYDSDALRDSLKSRGAWGCIKPVSRRKNPPSFSPFLYRYRNLVERFFSKIKHFRAIATRYEKHADNYLALVKLAAIQIWLRNYESVS; encoded by the exons ATGGGCCGTCGCCGCTACGAGTTGACCGATTTCGAGTGGTGGATCATCGAACCCTTGCTGCCGAACAAGCCGCGCGGTGTGCCGCGTGTGGACGATCGCAAGGTGCTCAACGGGATTTACTGGCGCTTGCGCACCGGGTCGCCCTGGGCGGAAATCCCGGAGCGCTACGGTCCGGCGACGACCTGCTACAACCGCTTCGTCCGGTGGCGCAAGCTGGGCGTCTGGGATCGGATATTCGACGCGATCACAGCGGCTTACGACGGCGACATCCAGATGATCGACAGCTCGTCGATCCGCGTTCACCAGCACGGGGCGAACGCAAAAAAGGGGGCGCGG GCCGCCGCCGGAGACACTCCTGACCCCCGATGCATGGGGCGCTCGCGGGGCGGGCTGACGACGAAAATCCATGCCCTCGTGGACGCCAACGGCCTGCCCGTCGCACTCAAGCTCACGCCCGGCCAGGCCCATGACGGACGCAGCGCCACCGATATGCTCGGCGGGATCGGCGAAGGCCAGATCCTGCTGGCCGACCGGGCCTATGACAGCGACGCCCTGCGCGACAGCCTAAAATCGCGTGGTGCATGGGGTTGCATCAAACCGGTCTCACGTCGCAAGAACCCGCCCAGCTTCAGCCCCTTCCTCTATCGCTACCGCAATCTCGTCGAACGCTTCTTCAGCAAGATCAAACACTTCCGGGCCATCGCAACGCGCTACGAAAAACACGCCGATAACTACCTTGCCCTCGTCAAACTCGCCGCTATCCAGATATGGCTCAGAAATTATGAGTCTGTGTCCTAG
- the dapF gene encoding diaminopimelate epimerase produces the protein MKAYAMNGAGNAFIVIDAREQGGRLALSPARVAALHERRPFDQIMGLESHGVADAHLRVWNADGGEVGACGNGTRAAAWLMFQDDNRSRLTLAAQGGALGARRLDTGMVEVDLGQPGLGWRDIPLAREMDTVRLDFGIDLPGGGRLEGPGAVSMGNPHAVFFVEDVAALPLAGIGPKIEHDPLFPERVNAGFAQVIDRQTIRLRVWERGAGLTLACGTGACAALVAAHRRGLTAREAVIIADGGVLPVRWDADGHVHLSGPVEMEGELDIEGLV, from the coding sequence ATGAAAGCCTATGCCATGAACGGGGCGGGAAACGCCTTCATCGTCATTGACGCGCGCGAGCAAGGCGGGCGGCTGGCCCTGTCGCCTGCACGCGTCGCGGCGCTGCATGAGCGCCGCCCGTTCGACCAGATCATGGGACTGGAAAGCCATGGCGTCGCCGATGCGCATTTGCGCGTCTGGAACGCAGATGGCGGCGAGGTGGGGGCCTGCGGGAACGGCACACGCGCCGCCGCCTGGCTGATGTTTCAGGATGATAACCGCTCACGCCTGACGCTTGCGGCACAGGGCGGCGCACTCGGCGCGCGCCGTCTGGACACTGGCATGGTGGAGGTCGATCTCGGCCAGCCCGGCCTTGGCTGGCGCGATATTCCGCTGGCGCGCGAGATGGACACGGTCCGGCTCGATTTCGGCATCGATCTTCCCGGCGGTGGACGCCTTGAAGGACCAGGCGCGGTATCCATGGGCAATCCCCATGCGGTGTTTTTCGTCGAGGACGTGGCCGCTCTGCCATTGGCCGGGATCGGCCCGAAAATCGAGCATGACCCGCTCTTCCCCGAACGTGTGAATGCAGGCTTTGCGCAAGTGATCGACCGCCAGACGATCCGGCTGAGGGTCTGGGAGCGCGGTGCGGGCCTGACGCTTGCCTGCGGTACCGGTGCCTGCGCGGCTCTGGTAGCCGCCCACCGGCGCGGCCTCACGGCGCGCGAGGCGGTCATCATCGCCGATGGCGGGGTGCTGCCCGTGCGCTGGGACGCGGACGGGCATGTGCATCTGTCCGGCCCGGTGGAGATGGAAGGCGAGCTGGATATTGAAGGACTGGTCTAG
- a CDS encoding CoA-acylating methylmalonate-semialdehyde dehydrogenase, giving the protein MTREIPHFIKGRHEAGTSERFGDVFDPSAGEVQARVRLATKAELAHAVEIAREAQLSWAATNPQRRARVMFRFKALVEENMEDLARLLASEHGKVVADAKGDIQRGLEVIEFACGVPHLLKGEYTEGAGPGIDVYSMRQPLGVVAGITPFNFPAMIPMWMFGVAIACGNAFILKPSERDPSVPLRLAELMQEAGLPDGVLNVVHGDKEVVDALLEHPDVKAISFVGSSDIAQYVYVKGAENGKRVQAMGGAKNHGIVMPDADMDQVVKDLVGSAFGSAGERCMALPVAVPVGEDTANRLIEALIPEIETLKPGHSLDPDAIYGPVVTAAHKARIESYIEMGVKEGAELLIDGRGFELQGHEKGFFVGPSLFDRVRPDMRSYQEEIFGPVLQIVRAKDLEEAARLPSEHQYGNGVAIFTRNGLAAREFAAKVNVGMVGINVPIPVPVAYHTFGGWKRSAFGDSNQHGMEGVRFFTKIKTVTQRWPTGEVTDQSFIIPTMG; this is encoded by the coding sequence ATGACGCGCGAAATTCCCCATTTCATCAAAGGCCGGCACGAAGCTGGCACCTCTGAGCGCTTCGGCGATGTGTTCGATCCGAGCGCTGGCGAGGTGCAGGCGCGTGTGCGGCTGGCGACAAAGGCCGAGCTCGCGCACGCAGTGGAGATCGCCAGGGAAGCGCAGCTCTCCTGGGCGGCGACCAATCCGCAGCGCCGCGCCCGCGTCATGTTCCGCTTCAAGGCGCTCGTTGAAGAGAATATGGAAGATCTCGCCCGCCTGTTGGCGTCCGAGCACGGCAAGGTGGTCGCGGACGCCAAGGGCGACATCCAGCGCGGGCTGGAAGTGATCGAGTTTGCCTGCGGCGTGCCCCACCTGCTCAAAGGCGAGTACACTGAAGGCGCTGGCCCCGGCATTGATGTCTACTCCATGCGCCAGCCTCTGGGCGTGGTGGCGGGCATCACCCCGTTCAACTTCCCGGCCATGATCCCGATGTGGATGTTTGGCGTCGCCATCGCGTGCGGAAATGCCTTTATTCTGAAGCCCTCAGAGCGCGATCCGTCCGTGCCGCTGCGCCTGGCCGAGCTGATGCAAGAAGCCGGTCTGCCCGACGGCGTGCTGAACGTCGTCCACGGCGACAAGGAGGTCGTCGATGCGCTTCTGGAGCACCCGGATGTGAAAGCCATCAGCTTTGTCGGCTCATCTGACATCGCCCAGTACGTCTATGTGAAGGGCGCGGAGAACGGCAAGCGCGTGCAGGCCATGGGCGGGGCAAAGAACCACGGCATCGTCATGCCCGACGCCGACATGGATCAGGTCGTGAAAGACCTCGTGGGTTCCGCCTTCGGGTCGGCTGGTGAGCGCTGCATGGCATTGCCCGTGGCCGTTCCCGTTGGCGAGGACACCGCCAACCGCCTGATCGAGGCGCTGATCCCCGAGATCGAGACGCTTAAACCCGGCCATTCGCTGGACCCGGATGCGATTTACGGCCCCGTAGTGACCGCCGCCCACAAGGCCCGCATCGAGAGCTATATCGAGATGGGCGTGAAAGAGGGCGCCGAACTCCTCATCGATGGGCGCGGCTTCGAGCTGCAGGGCCATGAGAAGGGCTTCTTCGTCGGCCCGTCACTCTTTGACCGCGTGCGCCCGGACATGCGCTCCTACCAGGAAGAAATCTTTGGTCCGGTCCTGCAGATCGTGCGCGCCAAGGACCTGGAAGAAGCCGCGCGCCTGCCCAGCGAACACCAGTACGGCAATGGCGTTGCCATCTTCACCCGCAATGGCCTGGCGGCACGCGAGTTTGCCGCCAAGGTGAATGTCGGCATGGTCGGCATCAATGTGCCGATCCCGGTGCCGGTCGCCTACCACACCTTTGGTGGCTGGAAACGCTCTGCCTTTGGCGATTCCAACCAGCACGGCATGGAAGGGGTGCGCTTCTTCACCAAGATCAAGACCGTCACCCAGCGCTGGCCCACCGGTGAGGTCACTGACCAGTCCTTCATCATCCCGACCATGGGGTAG
- the folP gene encoding dihydropteroate synthase, which produces MTQRPRPLVMGIVNVTPDSFSDGGQHFDAARAIVHGRGLIAAGADWLDIGGESTRPGAQPVSEAEELKRVVPVIEGLAGTGIPLSIDTMKPGVARAAISAGASLWNDVNALRADDALETAAELGCQICLMHMQGAPQTMQADPVYEDVVAEVETFLLARAEAAIEAGVPRESIWLDPGIGFGKTLTHNLALMAALPRLAGLGFPVLFGASRKRFIAALNGDAPADQRLGGSLAAALHAARSGARMIRVHDVRETVQALKIQAAIASAP; this is translated from the coding sequence ATGACACAGCGCCCCCGCCCGCTCGTCATGGGCATTGTCAATGTGACGCCCGACAGCTTCTCCGATGGCGGTCAGCATTTTGATGCCGCCCGCGCCATCGTGCATGGGCGGGGCCTGATCGCGGCAGGCGCGGACTGGCTTGATATTGGCGGGGAAAGCACACGGCCCGGCGCGCAGCCTGTCAGCGAAGCCGAAGAGCTGAAACGTGTCGTCCCGGTGATCGAGGGGCTGGCTGGCACCGGCATTCCCCTCTCCATCGACACGATGAAGCCGGGCGTGGCGCGGGCTGCCATCTCCGCTGGCGCAAGCCTCTGGAATGATGTGAACGCGCTGCGGGCCGATGACGCGCTGGAAACGGCCGCGGAGCTCGGCTGCCAGATCTGCCTCATGCACATGCAGGGCGCGCCGCAGACCATGCAGGCCGACCCCGTGTACGAGGATGTGGTGGCAGAGGTGGAGACCTTCCTGCTGGCGCGCGCCGAGGCGGCCATAGAGGCAGGCGTTCCACGTGAAAGCATCTGGCTTGATCCCGGCATAGGGTTCGGCAAGACGCTCACCCATAATCTGGCGCTGATGGCAGCCCTGCCACGCCTTGCAGGCCTCGGCTTCCCGGTCCTTTTCGGGGCGTCACGCAAGCGCTTCATCGCCGCGCTGAATGGTGATGCGCCCGCAGATCAGCGCCTTGGCGGATCACTGGCGGCTGCGCTGCACGCGGCCCGGTCAGGGGCCAGGATGATCCGCGTGCATGATGTGCGAGAAACCGTGCAGGCGCTGAAGATTCAGGCCGCTATCGCCAGCGCGCCTTAG